In Hemicordylus capensis ecotype Gifberg chromosome 3, rHemCap1.1.pri, whole genome shotgun sequence, one DNA window encodes the following:
- the LOC128350138 gene encoding cytochrome c oxidase assembly factor 5: MPKYYEEKEVDGRACAGMREDLKSCLLECPCIIEEGKSLKQCLKEGYCKGLRVSFFECKRSMLDPRARFRGRKGY, translated from the exons ATGCCCAAATACTACGAAGAGAAAGAGGTGGATGGGCGCGCGTGCGCAGGAATGCGCGAGGATCTGAAGAGTTGTCTGTTAGAGTGCCCCTGCATCATCGag GAAGGGAAAAGCCTCAAACAATGTTTGAAGGAAGGGTATTGCAAAGGTTTGCGAGTTTCATTTTTTGAATGCAAAAGGTCAATG TTGGATCCTCGAGCAAGATTCAGAGGAAGAAAGGGATACTGA